A region of the Streptococcus suis genome:
GTCAGGGAAAACGAGTTTGCGATCAGCAATTCTTGAAGAAACACAAGGGAATGTTATTGTCATTGATAATGATACCTTTAAACAACAGCACCCTAATTTTGATGAACTAGCGAAACTTTATGAGAAAGACGTAGTAAAACACGTTACCCCTTATTCTAATCGCATGACAGAAGCGATCATAAGCCGTTTAAGCGATCAAGGCTATAACTTGGTGATTGAAGGTACAGGACGAACAACAGACGTTCCCATTCAAACCGCAACAATGCTTCAAGCCAAAGGTTATGAAACAAAAATGTATGTCATGGCAGTACCTAAAATCAACTCATATTTAGGAACAATTGAACGATATGAAACCATGTATGCAGATGATCCAATGACAGCCAGGGCAACACCAAAACAAGCGCATGATATTGTTGTCAAAAACTTACCGACCAATTTAGAAACCCTTCATA
Encoded here:
- a CDS encoding toxin zeta; this encodes MANIVNFTDKQFENRLNDNLEELVQGKKAVESPTAFLLGGQPGSGKTSLRSAILEETQGNVIVIDNDTFKQQHPNFDELAKLYEKDVVKHVTPYSNRMTEAIISRLSDQGYNLVIEGTGRTTDVPIQTATMLQAKGYETKMYVMAVPKINSYLGTIERYETMYADDPMTARATPKQAHDIVVKNLPTNLETLHKTGLFSDIRLYNREGVKLYSSLETPSISPKETLERELNRKVSGKEIQPTLERIEQKMVQNQHQETPEFKAIQQKLESLQPPTPPIPKTPKLPGL